In Labrus mixtus chromosome 3, fLabMix1.1, whole genome shotgun sequence, a single window of DNA contains:
- the LOC132956517 gene encoding putative claudin-24 — translation MDTCACALELLGMLVYIGSWLCALATTILPQWLTMSTALLPVESYELGLWETCVVQDVGGMECRAYDSLLGLSSDLKLARMLMCASLAVGMLGMLVAIPGLYLVNSCREHGGYRTKRTLTIIGGVLGMISGVLCLIPVSYMAHLAVIHFFDDKVPDVVPRWEFGDALFCGWAGGFLLIVAGLLLVSSSVCSQVENTPALQRRHQLMGTDVSFRKRSEYV, via the coding sequence atgGACACGTGCGCCTGCGCTTTGGAATTGTTGGGGATGCTGGTGTATATTGGATCATGGCTGTGCGCTCTAGCCACCACCATCCTCCCACAGTGGCTCACCATGTCGACCGCTCTGCTGCCCGTCGAGAGCTACGAGCTGGGCCTGTGGGAGACCTGCGTGGTGCAGGACGTCGGGGGGATGGAGTGCAGAGCATATGACAGTCTGCTGGGCCTCTCCAGTGACCTCAAACTCGCCCGCATGCTCATGTGTGCCTCCCTGGCTGTGGGCATGCTGGGGATGCTGGTGGCCATACCTGGACTCTACCTGGTGAACAGCTGCAGGGAACACGGAGGCTACAGAACCAAGAGGACTTTGACCATCATAGGAGGCGTGCTGGGGATGATTTCTGGGGTTCTGTGTCTCATCCCTGTTTCCTACATGGCTCATTTAGCCGTGATACATTTCTTTGATGATAAAGTACCAGATGTGGTGCCCCGGTGGGAGTTTGGTGATGCCTTGTTCTGTGGCTGGGCTGGAGGGTTTCTTCTCATAGTGGCAGGGCTGCTGCTGGTCTCCTCCAGCGTTTGTTCACAGGTGGAGAATACGCCAGCGctgcagaggagacatcagCTTATGGGGACAGATGTTTCCTTCAGGAAGCGCTCAGAGTATGTTTAA